From the Sphingomonas phyllosphaerae 5.2 genome, one window contains:
- a CDS encoding SDR family NAD(P)-dependent oxidoreductase, whose amino-acid sequence MTGAVLVTGGAGFIGSNLADRLAGEGHDVVVYDALARAGVERNLEWLRRRHGARIRFVHADIRDAARLADEVAQARAVFHFAAQVAVTTSLDDPADDFTTNITATFQLLEALRTRAPQVPLIFASTNKVYGDLGDLDFALEDEAYRPVDAHVRAHGIGEARPLDFHTPYGVSKGAADQYVLDYARSFGLKTCVFRMSCIYGQRQMGTEDQGWVAHFLIRALNGEPITLYGDGHQVRDVLDVKDAVNAYVAAWQRIDDVAGRAFNLGGGPANAVSLRQLLAHIATLTGRVVDVRYSGWRAGDQRYFVADARAAQSALALPERRDWREGVGALADWLERERAAPAIEAAA is encoded by the coding sequence ATGACGGGAGCGGTGCTGGTCACCGGCGGCGCCGGCTTCATCGGGTCCAACCTGGCCGATCGGCTGGCGGGCGAAGGGCATGATGTCGTGGTCTACGACGCGCTCGCCCGCGCCGGCGTGGAGCGGAACCTCGAATGGCTCCGCCGCCGGCACGGCGCCCGGATCCGCTTCGTCCACGCCGACATCCGCGATGCCGCACGGCTCGCCGACGAAGTCGCGCAGGCCAGGGCAGTGTTCCACTTCGCGGCACAGGTCGCGGTGACGACCAGCCTCGATGATCCCGCCGACGATTTCACCACCAACATCACCGCCACGTTCCAGCTGCTGGAGGCGCTGCGCACGCGCGCACCGCAGGTGCCGCTGATCTTCGCCTCCACCAACAAGGTGTATGGCGATCTCGGCGACCTGGACTTCGCGCTGGAGGATGAAGCCTATCGCCCTGTCGACGCGCACGTCCGCGCGCATGGCATCGGCGAGGCGCGCCCGCTCGACTTCCACACGCCGTACGGCGTGTCGAAGGGCGCCGCCGACCAATATGTCCTCGATTACGCGCGCAGCTTCGGGCTCAAGACCTGCGTCTTCCGCATGAGCTGCATCTATGGCCAGCGGCAGATGGGCACCGAGGATCAGGGCTGGGTCGCGCATTTCCTGATCCGCGCGCTGAACGGTGAGCCGATCACGCTCTACGGCGACGGCCATCAGGTTCGCGACGTGCTCGACGTCAAGGACGCGGTGAACGCCTATGTCGCCGCGTGGCAGCGCATCGACGACGTCGCCGGCCGCGCCTTCAACCTTGGCGGCGGCCCGGCCAATGCCGTCAGCCTGCGGCAATTACTCGCGCATATTGCGACGCTCACCGGCCGCGTGGTCGATGTCCGCTATTCCGGCTGGCGCGCCGGCGATCAGCGCTATTTCGTCGCCGACGCGCGGGCTGCGCAGTCCGCACTGGCGCTCCCCGAGCGCCGTGACTGGCGTGAGGGCGTGGGAGCGCTCGCCGACTGGCTGGAACGCGAGCGCGCCGCACCGGCGATCGAGGCGGCTGCGTGA
- a CDS encoding CgeB family protein — protein sequence MKLVVLGLSLSSSWGNGHATTFRALLRAFAARGHDVLFLERDMPWYAAHRDEPDPDYCRLALYDSLAALAEWRTEIEQADAVMVGSYVPDGVDVARTVQAWARGTTAFYDIDTPVTLAKLARGACDYVSPEVIPGYDVYCSFTGGPTLRLIEERYAAPAARALYCSVDADRYRPTGAAKRWDLSYLGTYSDDRQPTLERLLIEPARRRPDKRFVVAGPQYPATIDWPANVERIEHLGPADHADFYSASRATLNVTRADMIAAGWSPSVRLFEATACGTPIVSDRWPGIDELLVPDREILLADTADDVAAALARPDLDAIGAAGRVRVLAEHTSHHRAAELEAHLNEAASARSVDARTPLATSPV from the coding sequence ATGAAGCTCGTCGTCCTCGGTCTCTCGCTCAGCTCCAGCTGGGGCAATGGCCACGCCACCACGTTCCGTGCGCTGCTTCGCGCCTTTGCCGCACGCGGCCACGACGTGCTGTTCCTCGAACGTGACATGCCCTGGTACGCCGCACACCGCGACGAGCCGGATCCCGATTATTGCCGTCTCGCGCTCTACGACAGCCTCGCCGCACTCGCGGAGTGGCGGACCGAGATCGAGCAGGCCGATGCGGTGATGGTCGGCTCCTACGTCCCGGACGGCGTCGATGTCGCGCGGACCGTGCAGGCGTGGGCGCGCGGCACCACCGCCTTCTACGACATCGACACCCCCGTCACGCTCGCGAAGCTGGCGCGCGGCGCGTGCGACTATGTCTCGCCCGAGGTGATCCCCGGCTATGACGTCTATTGCTCGTTCACCGGCGGGCCGACGTTGCGGTTGATCGAGGAGCGGTATGCCGCCCCCGCCGCGCGTGCACTCTATTGCTCGGTCGATGCTGATCGCTACCGCCCGACCGGCGCGGCGAAGCGCTGGGACCTCTCGTATCTCGGCACCTACAGCGACGATCGCCAGCCGACCCTCGAACGCCTGTTGATCGAGCCGGCACGTCGCCGTCCCGACAAGCGCTTCGTCGTCGCCGGCCCGCAATACCCCGCCACGATCGACTGGCCTGCCAATGTCGAGCGGATCGAGCACCTCGGCCCGGCCGACCACGCCGACTTCTACTCGGCTAGCCGCGCCACGCTCAACGTCACCCGCGCCGACATGATCGCGGCAGGCTGGTCGCCCTCGGTGCGCCTTTTCGAGGCGACGGCGTGCGGTACGCCGATCGTGTCGGATCGCTGGCCCGGCATCGACGAACTGCTCGTGCCCGACCGCGAAATCCTGCTTGCCGACACCGCCGACGATGTCGCGGCGGCGCTCGCCCGCCCCGATCTCGATGCGATCGGGGCTGCCGGACGCGTGCGCGTGCTCGCCGAGCACACGTCGCACCATCGCGCCGCCGAACTCGAAGCTCACCTCAACGAAGCCGCATCCGCGCGGAGCGTCGACGCCAGAACGCCTCTCGCAACGTCACCAGTGTGA
- a CDS encoding CsbD family protein, which yields MNTDTLTGSTTDLGGKLKDGLGKALSDDSLRAEGKADQAQGTAQKTYGEAKDAVESSIRPVIDYARQFMRERPFAAAAVGGVLGIAILNTLRGK from the coding sequence ATGAACACCGACACGCTGACGGGCTCGACCACCGATCTGGGCGGGAAGCTGAAGGACGGCCTGGGCAAGGCGCTCAGCGACGATTCGCTGCGTGCAGAGGGCAAGGCCGACCAGGCGCAAGGGACCGCGCAGAAGACCTATGGCGAGGCGAAGGATGCCGTCGAGAGCAGCATCCGTCCGGTCATCGATTATGCGCGCCAGTTCATGCGCGAGCGTCCGTTCGCCGCGGCCGCGGTCGGCGGCGTGCTCGGCATCGCGATCCTGAACACCCTGCGCGGCAAGTAA
- a CDS encoding CgeB family protein, giving the protein MKIAFYGSSLLSSYWNGAATYYRGILRALGERGYDITFYEPDAFERQQHRDIDPPAYAKVVVYPATHDALNDVLAEAAKADIVVKANGVGVFDRELLDGIIAHARPDALKIFWDVDAAATLDEMRADPDHPVRAALPHLDMVLTYGGGDPVVDAYRAFGAAECVPVYNALDPQTHHPVPADDRFACDLAFLGNRLPDREARVEEFFLRPAALLPGQRFLIGGNGWDSKAMPENVRHRGHVFTAEHNAFNCTPRAVLNVARDSMAHIGFSPATRVFEAAGAAACLITDAWEGIELFLTPDHEVLVARDGQDVADHLAALTSDRAQAIGKAALKRVLAEHTYDLRGAQVDTLFKAHAARQREAA; this is encoded by the coding sequence GTGAAGATCGCCTTCTACGGATCCAGCCTGCTGTCATCGTACTGGAATGGTGCTGCGACCTATTACCGCGGTATCCTGCGCGCGCTCGGCGAGCGCGGCTATGACATCACCTTCTACGAACCCGACGCCTTCGAACGGCAGCAGCATCGCGACATCGATCCGCCCGCTTATGCCAAGGTCGTCGTCTATCCCGCGACGCACGACGCCTTGAACGATGTGCTGGCGGAGGCGGCGAAGGCCGATATCGTCGTAAAGGCGAACGGCGTCGGTGTCTTCGATCGCGAGTTGCTCGATGGCATCATCGCGCATGCGCGCCCTGACGCGCTGAAGATCTTCTGGGATGTCGACGCCGCCGCCACGCTCGACGAAATGCGCGCCGATCCCGATCATCCCGTGCGCGCCGCACTCCCGCATCTCGACATGGTGCTCACCTATGGCGGCGGCGATCCCGTCGTCGATGCGTATCGCGCGTTCGGCGCCGCGGAATGCGTGCCGGTCTACAATGCCCTGGACCCGCAGACCCACCACCCCGTGCCGGCCGACGATCGCTTCGCCTGCGACCTTGCCTTCCTCGGCAATCGCCTTCCCGACCGCGAGGCGCGCGTCGAGGAGTTCTTCCTCCGCCCGGCCGCGCTGCTACCCGGACAACGCTTTTTGATCGGGGGCAACGGCTGGGACTCCAAGGCGATGCCGGAGAATGTGCGCCACCGTGGCCATGTCTTCACTGCCGAGCACAACGCCTTCAACTGCACGCCCCGCGCCGTCCTCAACGTCGCGCGCGATTCGATGGCGCACATCGGCTTCTCCCCCGCCACCCGCGTGTTCGAGGCGGCCGGCGCCGCCGCCTGCCTCATCACCGACGCATGGGAAGGGATCGAGCTGTTCCTCACCCCCGACCATGAAGTGTTGGTCGCGCGCGATGGGCAGGATGTCGCCGACCATCTCGCCGCCCTCACCAGCGACCGTGCGCAGGCGATCGGCAAGGCCGCGCTGAAGCGCGTGCTCGCCGAGCACACCTACGATCTGCGCGGCGCGCAGGTCGACACGCTCTTCAAGGCGCACGCCGCCCGTCAGCGCGAGGCGGCGTGA
- a CDS encoding NAD-dependent epimerase/dehydratase family protein, whose protein sequence is METILITGGAGFIGRFVADELLSRGNKVRVLDSLIEQVHGDCERPPLLNDEVELIRGDVRNGDVVSKALDGVDSVIHLAAEVGVGQSMYEVERYTSTNDVGTAVLFEKLIDKPVRRVVTASSMSIYGEGLYRDADGNMVQDAERKGLRDGLSNWEPVDAQGRPLTPVATPEWKQPNLASIYALNKYVQERTTHIMAAPYGIEGVCLRLFNVYGPGQALSNPYTGVLAIFASRLLNGQQPMIFEDGEQRRDFVHVTDVARAFADALVLPQAVGGTFNIGSGHDRSVREIATELAVAMGKNDLQPEIVGKARIGDIRHCFCDTTLAQDRLDFRATQDFTAGLAELAEWVAQQTAEDKVATMRAELERRGLVA, encoded by the coding sequence TTGGAAACCATTCTCATCACCGGCGGGGCCGGATTCATCGGCCGGTTCGTCGCCGATGAACTGCTGTCGCGTGGCAACAAGGTCCGCGTTCTCGACAGCCTGATCGAGCAGGTGCACGGCGATTGCGAGCGCCCGCCGCTCCTCAACGACGAAGTCGAGCTGATCCGTGGCGACGTGCGCAACGGCGACGTCGTCTCCAAGGCGCTCGACGGCGTCGACAGCGTGATCCACCTCGCGGCAGAGGTTGGCGTCGGCCAGTCGATGTACGAGGTCGAGCGCTATACCTCCACCAACGACGTCGGCACCGCCGTCCTCTTCGAGAAGCTGATCGACAAGCCGGTGCGCCGCGTCGTCACCGCGTCGTCGATGTCGATCTACGGCGAGGGGCTGTACCGCGACGCCGACGGGAACATGGTGCAGGATGCCGAGCGCAAGGGCCTGCGCGACGGCCTGAGCAACTGGGAGCCGGTCGACGCGCAGGGCCGCCCGCTCACCCCGGTCGCCACCCCGGAGTGGAAGCAGCCGAACCTCGCCTCGATCTACGCGCTCAACAAATATGTGCAGGAGCGCACCACCCACATCATGGCCGCCCCATACGGGATCGAGGGGGTCTGCCTGCGGCTGTTCAACGTCTATGGCCCCGGTCAGGCGCTTTCCAACCCCTACACCGGCGTGCTCGCGATCTTCGCGTCGCGGCTGCTCAACGGGCAGCAGCCGATGATCTTCGAGGATGGCGAGCAGCGCCGCGACTTCGTCCACGTCACCGACGTCGCGCGCGCCTTCGCCGATGCGCTGGTCCTGCCGCAGGCCGTCGGCGGCACCTTCAACATCGGTTCGGGGCATGACCGCTCGGTGCGCGAGATCGCGACCGAACTGGCCGTCGCGATGGGCAAGAACGATCTCCAGCCGGAGATCGTCGGCAAGGCGCGGATCGGCGACATCCGCCACTGCTTCTGCGACACCACGCTCGCGCAGGACCGGCTCGATTTCCGCGCCACGCAGGATTTCACCGCGGGGCTTGCCGAACTCGCCGAATGGGTCGCGCAGCAGACCGCCGAGGACAAGGTGGCCACGATGCGCGCCGAGCTCGAGCGGCGCGGACTGGTCGCATGA
- a CDS encoding response regulator, with translation MTDLPTDDVLLVEDELFIALDLQETIEEAGFHVVGPCATIVEAQAEIDRCNGRFAVAVLDVRLADGTVFAAADRLQAAGVPLLFHSGHADDAALRQRYPSATVCPKPSAPDTLASALKRCAERRDAA, from the coding sequence GTGACTGACCTCCCGACCGACGACGTGCTGCTGGTGGAGGACGAGCTGTTCATCGCGCTCGATCTGCAGGAGACGATCGAGGAGGCGGGCTTCCATGTCGTGGGGCCATGCGCGACGATCGTCGAGGCGCAGGCGGAGATAGACCGGTGCAACGGGCGGTTCGCGGTGGCCGTGCTGGACGTTCGCCTCGCCGACGGCACGGTGTTCGCGGCGGCGGACCGGTTGCAGGCGGCGGGCGTGCCGTTGCTGTTCCACTCGGGCCATGCCGACGATGCGGCATTGCGACAGCGCTATCCCAGCGCGACGGTCTGTCCGAAACCGAGCGCACCCGATACGCTGGCCAGCGCGCTGAAGCGTTGTGCGGAGCGGCGGGACGCGGCCTGA
- a CDS encoding glycosyltransferase family 4 protein, with protein sequence MTRRLVMTADAIGGVWQYAIGLASDLVRAGWSVDLATLGPPPSAAHHAQAEAAGVTLIDTALPLDWLATDAAAVVAAADAVARIARARRADLVQLNQPALAIAEFAMPVVAVVHSCVASWWDAVETGPLPPGLAWQRDLTARGLARADAIVCPSRAFAATVQRLYALPAAPHAIHNGRALPAAIGPLGDRAFTAGRLWDRAKNVATLDRAAALMTLPFDAAGAAHGPHHERVELAHLNLLGHLNDDAVAERLATRPIFASAARYEPFGLAVLEAALTGCALVLADIPTFRELWDGAATFVAPDDAAAFAHAITDLAADPDRRMASGARARTRALDYAPAHVTRAMLAVFESALGSGARVAA encoded by the coding sequence GTGACACGACGGCTGGTGATGACCGCCGACGCGATCGGCGGCGTCTGGCAATATGCCATCGGCCTTGCCTCCGATCTCGTCCGCGCCGGCTGGTCGGTCGATCTCGCCACGCTCGGCCCGCCTCCGTCCGCGGCGCATCATGCGCAGGCCGAGGCGGCCGGCGTCACGTTGATCGACACCGCACTCCCGCTCGACTGGCTTGCGACCGATGCCGCCGCAGTGGTCGCGGCTGCCGACGCGGTCGCCCGGATCGCACGCGCCCGCCGCGCCGATCTCGTCCAGCTCAACCAGCCCGCGCTCGCCATCGCGGAGTTCGCGATGCCTGTCGTCGCGGTTGTCCACAGCTGCGTCGCCAGCTGGTGGGATGCGGTCGAGACCGGCCCGTTGCCCCCCGGCCTCGCCTGGCAGCGTGACCTCACCGCGCGCGGCCTCGCCCGCGCCGACGCGATCGTCTGCCCGTCCCGCGCCTTCGCTGCCACCGTCCAGCGCCTTTACGCATTGCCGGCCGCGCCGCACGCGATCCACAACGGCCGCGCGTTACCCGCGGCGATCGGCCCGCTCGGCGACCGCGCCTTTACCGCCGGCCGCTTGTGGGATCGCGCGAAGAACGTCGCCACGCTCGACCGCGCCGCCGCGCTGATGACGCTCCCGTTCGATGCCGCCGGTGCCGCGCACGGCCCGCATCACGAACGTGTCGAGCTCGCGCACCTCAACCTGCTCGGCCATCTGAACGACGATGCCGTCGCCGAACGTCTCGCCACGCGCCCGATCTTCGCGTCGGCGGCGCGCTACGAACCGTTCGGTCTCGCCGTGCTCGAAGCCGCGCTGACCGGCTGCGCTTTGGTGCTCGCCGACATTCCCACTTTCCGCGAGTTATGGGACGGTGCCGCCACGTTCGTCGCCCCGGACGATGCCGCCGCTTTCGCTCATGCGATAACCGACCTCGCCGCCGATCCAGATCGCCGCATGGCCAGCGGGGCGCGCGCCCGCACCCGCGCACTCGACTATGCGCCAGCGCACGTCACGCGCGCCATGCTCGCCGTCTTCGAAAGCGCGCTCGGCAGTGGCGCACGGGTCGCCGCATGA
- a CDS encoding CgeB family protein, with amino-acid sequence MRFVYFTHSLASCWNHGNAHFLRGVLSELIGRGHDVRVYEPANAWSLQNLLSDNGEAGLDAYRTAYPELSSRTFGPGADLTELVDGADVVIVHEWNAHDLVADLGKLRRQGAPYTLFFHDTHHRAVSAPEEMRAYDLDGYDGVLAFGETLSRVYRDWGWGDRVWTWHEAADTRRFFPVEGDREGLVWIGNWGDGERTAEIEDYLLAPARDASLSLDIYGVRYPDEAKAMLAGYGARYHGWAPNAAAPAIFANALATVHVPRRYYTTILPGIPTIRVFEALACGLPLASAPWDDAEHLFRPGTDFLFARSPTEMTSVLNDLRHDPSLRASLAAAGLETIRARHTCAHRVDELLAILATLDTHSHPRSMPA; translated from the coding sequence ATGAGGTTCGTGTATTTCACCCACAGCCTCGCCTCGTGCTGGAACCACGGCAACGCGCACTTCCTGCGCGGCGTGCTGTCCGAACTGATCGGGCGCGGCCACGACGTGCGGGTCTACGAGCCCGCGAACGCGTGGAGCCTGCAGAACCTCCTGTCCGACAATGGCGAGGCAGGATTGGACGCCTACAGGACGGCCTACCCCGAGCTGTCCTCGCGAACATTTGGCCCCGGTGCCGACCTGACCGAACTGGTCGACGGCGCCGACGTCGTGATCGTCCACGAATGGAACGCGCACGATCTGGTCGCCGACCTTGGCAAGCTCCGCCGGCAAGGCGCGCCCTACACGTTGTTTTTCCACGATACCCACCATCGCGCCGTCAGCGCGCCCGAAGAGATGCGCGCCTACGACCTTGACGGCTATGACGGCGTGCTCGCGTTCGGCGAGACGCTTTCGCGCGTCTACCGCGACTGGGGCTGGGGCGATCGCGTGTGGACCTGGCACGAAGCCGCCGACACCCGCCGCTTTTTCCCGGTGGAGGGCGACCGCGAAGGGCTGGTCTGGATCGGCAACTGGGGCGACGGCGAACGCACCGCCGAAATCGAGGATTATCTCCTCGCCCCTGCCCGCGACGCCAGCCTGTCACTCGATATCTATGGCGTCCGTTATCCCGATGAAGCCAAAGCGATGCTCGCCGGTTACGGCGCACGCTATCACGGCTGGGCACCCAACGCGGCGGCGCCGGCGATCTTTGCGAACGCACTCGCCACCGTCCACGTCCCGCGCCGATATTACACGACGATCCTGCCCGGCATTCCCACGATCCGCGTGTTCGAGGCGCTTGCCTGCGGGCTCCCCCTCGCTTCCGCGCCATGGGACGATGCCGAGCATCTCTTCCGTCCCGGCACAGACTTCCTCTTCGCACGGTCGCCTACGGAAATGACCAGCGTCCTCAACGACCTGCGCCACGACCCGTCCTTGCGGGCCTCGCTCGCCGCTGCCGGCCTGGAAACCATTCGCGCGCGCCACACCTGTGCGCACCGCGTCGACGAGCTGCTGGCGATCCTCGCCACGCTCGACACCCACTCGCATCCACGGAGCATGCCAGCGTGA